A region from the Prionailurus viverrinus isolate Anna chromosome E2, UM_Priviv_1.0, whole genome shotgun sequence genome encodes:
- the POLR1G gene encoding DNA-directed RNA polymerase I subunit RPA34, producing MAGTPSGGAAQFSCPPNFTATSPTSEPTRFSLEVLTDPDTELWLIQAPVDFAPDCLNGRLVPLSGSQVVKGRLAGKRHRYRVLRSSGPQAGGAILLAPSVAAGGGLTCAPAPQGSLRIFEGSQESPPGTLLQPIPTSPPPQIPPDLRPRFCAFGGGLPVTGPGSALALKSPASKKRKKKRQIPEAPAPREAVNGLGALAGDTALGSPDVAKKKKKKQEPPELEVMELVTAEPAAEMLEPLEALFPSSTTRKRKRLKGTEEREPGQRMLIESQPQLEEEPQEEAVPLPSSKKKKKKKEKGHKVMMESGTDEALELERRPLELPGEMTEPEPPQEVELQAEAALTPHKKRRKKEKRQDETVEPGAEAVEPELPGDLEGRAALASTKKKKKEQGLRATEPRTEVTDPQGEPMEPELPEEREPEAGADPASAKKKKKKRGRESGVPEAAPREEMPEPPRSPEPGEVASTGREKKSKRRQPDPV from the exons GTGCTGCTCAGTTCTCTTGCCCCCCCAACTTTACCGCGACGTCCCCAACCTCAGAGCCCACCCGTTTCTCTTTGGAAGTGTTAACAGACCCAGATACGGAACTGTGGCTTATCCAGGCCCCTGTAGACTTCGCCCCAGACTG CCTCAACGGGCGGCTAGTGCCTCTCTCTGGCTCCCAGGTTGTGAAGGGCAGGTTGGCAGGCAAGCGGCACCGCTACCGGGTCCTCAGAAGCAGCGGTCCCCAGGCTGGAGGAGCAATCCTGCTGGCTCCCTCCGTGGCGGCAGGGGGGGGACTCACCTGTGCCCCAGCCCCCCAGGGCAGCCTGAGGATCTTTGAGGGTTCCCAGGAATCCCCACCAGGGACCCTGCTGCAGCCTATTCCAACAAGCCCCCCGCCACAGATCCCCCCTGACCTGAGGCCCCGGTTCTGTGCCTTTGGAGGCGGCCTACCGGTAACAGGGCCTGGGTCAGCCTTGGCACTGAAGTCGCCCGcctcaaaaaagaggaaaaagaagaggcaaATACCAGAGGCCCCAGCTCCCCGGGAGGCAGTGAATGGGCTGGGGGCCCTGGCGGGGGACACAGCTTTGGGGTCCCCGGATGTggcgaagaagaagaagaaaaagcaggagcCGCCAGAACTCGAGGTGATGGAGCTGGTGACAGCCGAACCTGCGGCCGAGATGCTGGAGCCTCTGGAAGCGCTGTTCCCATCATCCACcaccaggaagaggaagaggctgaaggggacagaagagaggGAGCCTGGGCAAAGGATGCTGATTGAGTCTCAGCCGCAGTTGGAGGAGGAGCCACAGGAGGAAGCCGTCCCACTGCCATCttcgaagaagaagaagaagaaaaaagaaaaggggcacaAAGTCATGATGGAGTCGGGGACTGATGAGGCTCTAGAGCTGGAGAGGAGGCCTCTGGAACTCCCAGGGGAGATGACAGAGCCGGAACCACCACAAGAAGTTGAGCTTCAGGCTGAGGCAGCTCTAACACCCcacaaaaagaggaggaagaaagaaaaacggCAAGACGAGACAGTGGAGCCAGGGGCAGAGGCGGTGGAGCCCGAGTTGCCAGGTGACCTTGAGGGTCGGGCGGCTCTAGCATCcaccaagaagaagaagaaagaacaggggCTCCGAGCAACTGAGCCGAGGACTGAGGTAACGGACCCACAGGGTGAGCCGATGGAGCCTGAGCTTCCAGAAGAGCGTGAACCTGAAGCAGGGGCAGATCCAGCATCTgctaagaagaagaagaagaaacggGGCCGGGAAAGCGGGGTGCCAGAGGCAGCACCCCGGGAGGAGATGCCAGAGCCGCCGCGGAGTCCAGAGCCTGGGGAGGTGGCTTCCACAGGCCGGGAGAAGAAGTCGAAGAGGCGGCAGCCGGATCCTGTGTAG
- the ERCC1 gene encoding DNA excision repair protein ERCC-1 isoform X1, with protein MDEEGVRQPSGPPTRKKFFIPLDEDEAPPAGFKPLFKSTRSLPTMETSAQAAPQTYAEYAISGSPGGAGAPHPTGPEPLAGETPNQAPKPGTKSSSIIVSPRQRGNPVLKFVRNVPWEFGDVLPDYVLGQSTCALFLSLRYHNLHPDYIHGRLQSLGKSFALRVLLVQVDVKDPQQALKELAKMCILADCTLVLAWSPEEAGRYLETYKAYEQKPADLLMEKLEQDFVARVTECLTTVKSVNKTDSQTLLTTFGSLEQLIAASREDLALCPGLGPQKARRLFDVLHEPFLKVPR; from the exons ATGGACGAAGAGGGAGTGCGGCAGCCCTCCGGGCCACCCACGAGGAAGAAGTTCTTCATACCACTGGATGAGGATGAGGCCCCTCCTGCGGGG ttcAAGCCCTTATTCAAGTCCACGCGGAGCCTTCCCACCATGGAGACCTCAGCCCAGGCTGCCCCTCAGACCTACGCCGAGTATGCCATCTCGGGAtctccaggaggggctggggctccACACCCCACGGGGCCAGAACCCCTGGCAGGAGAGACCCCCAACCAGGCCCCCAAACCGGGGACGAAATCCAGCAGCATCATTGTGAGCCCCCGgcag AGGGGCAACCCCGTGCTGAAGTTTGTGCGTAACGTGCCCTGGGAGTTTGGTGACGTGCTTCCCGACTATGTGCTGGGCCAGAGCACCTGTGCCCTGTTCCTCAG cctccgCTACCACAACCTCCACCCGGACTACATCCACGGGCGGCTGCAGAGCCTGGGGAAGAGCTTCGCCCTGCGGGTCCTGCTCGTCCAGGTGGACGTG AAAGATCCACAGCAGGCCCTCAAGGAGCTGGCTAAGATGTGCATCCTGGCTGACTGCACCCTGGTCCTTGCCTGGAG CCCTGAGGAGGCCGGGCGGTACCTGGAGACCTACAAGGCCTATGAGCAGAAGCCGGCCGACCTCCTGATGGAGAAGCTGGAACAGGACTTCGTCGCCCGG gtGACTGAATGCCTGACCACCGTGAAGTCTGTCAATAAAACCGACAGCCAGACCCTCCTAACTACTTTTGGG TCTCTGGAACAGCTCATAGCTGCGTCCCGAGAAGATCTGGCTTTGTGCCCGGGCCTGGGGCCCCAAAAG GCCCGGAGGCTGTTTGATGTCCTACACGAGCCCTTCTTGAAAGTGCCCCGATGA
- the ERCC1 gene encoding DNA excision repair protein ERCC-1 isoform X2, whose amino-acid sequence MDEEGVRQPSGPPTRKKFFIPLDEDEAPPAGFKPLFKSTRSLPTMETSAQAAPQTYAEYAISGSPGGAGAPHPTGPEPLAGETPNQAPKPGTKSSSIIVSPRQRGNPVLKFVRNVPWEFGDVLPDYVLGQSTCALFLRVPQVPDIQGELMRARISPACTAVKQVPSPFPGAPLHTELDGGSEPSKFLSSLQGTRAGGCWAEMSPSSLGGEATPAPPCQCLPRLKQTVPGMGLLPKTSCPVPPSPHPLGTCLLSSTRSPSLFPSPVRNLGSIPPGKPEPVSPFRQPRRPLP is encoded by the exons ATGGACGAAGAGGGAGTGCGGCAGCCCTCCGGGCCACCCACGAGGAAGAAGTTCTTCATACCACTGGATGAGGATGAGGCCCCTCCTGCGGGG ttcAAGCCCTTATTCAAGTCCACGCGGAGCCTTCCCACCATGGAGACCTCAGCCCAGGCTGCCCCTCAGACCTACGCCGAGTATGCCATCTCGGGAtctccaggaggggctggggctccACACCCCACGGGGCCAGAACCCCTGGCAGGAGAGACCCCCAACCAGGCCCCCAAACCGGGGACGAAATCCAGCAGCATCATTGTGAGCCCCCGgcag AGGGGCAACCCCGTGCTGAAGTTTGTGCGTAACGTGCCCTGGGAGTTTGGTGACGTGCTTCCCGACTATGTGCTGGGCCAGAGCACCTGTGCCCTGTTCCTCAG GGTCCCTCAGGTCCCAGACATCCAGGGTGAGTTGATGAGAGCCAGGATTTCGCCAGCCTGTACCGCAGTTAAGCAAGTTCCCTCTCCATTCCCGGGCGCCCCTCTGCACACAGAGCTGGATGGGGGAAGTGAACCTTCTAAGTTCCTGTCCTCCCTGCAAGGTACGAGAGCTGGTGGCTGCTGGGCAGAGATGTCCCCTAGTTCCCTGGGTGGAGAagccaccccagcccctccctgccagtGCCTTCCGAGGCTAAAGCAGACAGTCCCTGGGATGGGCCTGCTTCCCAAGACCAGCTGCCCCGTGCCCCCCAGTCCACACCCTCTAGGCACTTGTCTCCTGTCCTCTACCCGAAGCCCaagtctcttcccttccccagtgAGGAACCTGGGGTCCATCCCTCCAGGGAAGCCAGAGCCAGTCAGCCCTTTCCGCCAACCCCGCCGTCCCCTTCCTTGA